In the Sinomonas cyclohexanicum genome, CGCCGGGCGCACCCCAGCACGCGAGCACGAGGGCTGCCTCGGCCAAGTCCGCAGAGGCGATCTCGGGTGTCGAGTGCGCGGGCGCGGCGGCGAAGGCGCGCTCGTCGTAGCACCGCACCACGCGGCCCGGTCCCTGCCGGGCGGCGCGCCCTGCCCGCTGCTCCGCCGATGCCCGCGAGCACGAGACCGTCACGAGCCCCGACATCCCCCGAGACGCGTCCCGCCGCGGCTCCCGCGCGAGCCCCGAGTCGACCACGAGCCGCACCCCCGGCACCGTGAGGGAGGACTCGGCCAGCGCCGTCGAGACCACGATTCGCGGCCCGTCCCCGGCCCCGCGCCCAGACACGGCACGGTCCTGCTCGGCCGCTGGCGCCTGCCCGTGCAGCTCGAGGACGTCGATCCGGTCCCGGCCGCCCCCAGCCCGCGACCGCAGCCGTTCGGCCACGTGCCGCACCTCCCGGACCCCGGGCACGAACACGAGCGCGTCCACGTCCCGCCCCGCAGCGTGCTCGCCGACGAACTCGGCTGTGTACTCGGCCAGGGCCACGTCCGCGACATAATCGAGGAACCCGCGGGTCACCCCGCGCTCGTCGAGCCTCGGAGCGGACGACGGCGCCCACCGCACCGCGAGCGGGTGGAGCGCGGACGGGCAGTCGACCACTGGCACAGGGCCGTCGTCGCCGCCGAGCAATGCGGCGAACCGCGGGGCGTCCAGCGTGGCGGACATGGCCACGAGCGTGAGGTCGCCACGGAGCTGCCGGACCTCCGCGAGCATGCCGATGAGCAGGTCGGTCTCGAGTCCGCGCTCGTGGACCTCGTCAAGGACCACGGCGGAGACACCATCCAGGCCCGGAGCGGCGAGGAGCCGGCGCACGAGGATCCCGGGAGTCACGAACTCGACCACCAAGGCTGCACCGGCTTGCCGCTCGCCGCGGACCGTGTAGCCGACCCGGTTGCCCAACGCGGTCCTGTCCAGCGCGGCGAGCCTCTTGGCGCCGGCCCGGACCGCGACCCGCCGCGGCTGGGTGACGACGACCCGCGGCGGGGCGGCGCCGTCGTGCGCACTCCGCCCACTCGGCTCCACCGAGGAAAGGGCGAGGTTCGCCACGAGCGGCGGCACGAGCGTCGTCTTGCCTGTCCCGGGTGGCGCCTGCACCACCGCTGCGGCGCCGGGATCAGCCAAGGCCGCCGAGAGCTCCCCGAGCGACCCAGCGAACGGCAACCCAGCCCCGATGCGGTCGAGGTCGAAGGGCTGCACGGCCGGACGGAGTCTCACCGGTCCATTCTGCCGCGCCCCGGCGTACCGTTATGCTCAAGTACACCGTCGGAATGCGCTTACCGGCTGAGTGAAGCCCCGTTTGCCAGTCCAGTCTGAGCAGAATCGCCCTCGACCCGCGCCGGGCACGCCACAGATCAGGCACACACACCGCAAGAGCCGAGAAGCGCCGGTGATCGTGGTCATTGCCGCAGTGCGGCGCCCCCCTACTCCCGGATGATGCGCCGCCGCCGGGCCTCGGCGATCGCGGCCGTTCTGTTGTCCACGCCGAGCTTGGCGTAGATGTGCACGAGGTGCGTCTTGACGGTGGCCTCCGAGATGAACAGCGTCCTGGCGAGCTGCCGGTTCGTCGCCCCGCCGGCGAGCAGCTCAAGCAGCTCGAGCTCGCGGTCTGAGAGTGCGTCCTCGCCGCGCGTCCGCTCGATCCGCGCCTCCACCCCGGGCGCGAGCACCCGAGACCCGGCTGCCGCGCCGAGCACGGCCCGCCGGATGTCCTCGGGCGGCGCGTCCTTGAGCATGTACCCGGCGGCGCCCGCGTCGAGGGCGGCGCGGATGTCCGCGTCCGTGTCGTAGGTGGTGAGGATGAGGACGGGCGGGGCACCATCCAGCGCGCGGATGCGACAGGTCGCGGTGACGCCGTCCATGCCGGCCATCTGGAGGTCCATGAGCACCACGTCGATGGCCTCGCCGAGCGTGCGGGCCTTCTCGAGCTCGGCGAGGGCGGCTGTGCCGTCGGACGCCTCGGCAGCGACCTCGACGCCCTCGAAGTCCGTGAGCATGGCGCGCAGTCCCGCGCGCACCACGGGGTGGTCGTCCACGAGCAGTACGCGGATCATGGCGTTCCTCCTGCAGCCAGCCTGACAGCCACGACGGTGCCCTCCCCGGGCGCCGACTCGACCGCGAGCGTCCCGCCGATCCCCTCGACGCGCTCCCGCAGCCCGCGCAGCCCGAACCCGGTCCCGTCCGCGCGCTGCTCCTCGGGCACCGCGGCCGGATCGAATCCGGTGCCGTCGTCGAACACGTCGAGGGTCACCTCGCCGTCGAGGTACGCCAGACTCACGACGGCGGTACTCGCCTTCGCGTGCGCCCACACGTTCGCAAGGGCCACCTGGGCGGCGCGCAGGAGCGTCTCCTCCGCGGCGGCCGCGACGAGGCGTGGCTCGCCGTCGAGCTCGAAGCGGCACGCGAGGCCGGCGCCTCGGGCCGTGGACTCTGCGGCGGTCCGCTCGCACAGGGCGCGAAGGGCGTCGGGGAGGCGCTCGCGCCGTGCGGTGCGGGCGCTGGGAGGAGTCGACGCCTGCGCCTCCGCCTCGCTGTGCTCGCCCACGGCCCCGAGCGCCGGCGAGGACAGTCCCCGCACGAAGGCCCGCGCCTCCGCGAGCGAGTCCGCGGCCGTCGTCTGGACGATCCCGAGCCGCTCACGCGCGGCGGGCGCGTCACCGTCGTCGAGCGCCTTGGCCACGGAGCGGCCCACGAGCACGATCGACGAGAACCCCTGCGCGAGCGTGTCATGGATCTCGCGGGCCAGACGCTCACGCTCCGCGAGTACGCCGGCCCGGTGCTGGGTCTCGGCGAGCTCGGCGCGGGTGCGGCGCAGCTCGTCGGCGGCGGCGCGCTGGGTCTCCGCCTCGCCGTAGAGGGCGCGGTACGCGGCGGCGGTCACCACCGCGAACGCGGCCCCGAACAGCGGCCCGAGCAGCATGGCCGGTGCGAGGGGCCCGCCCCCGCTGTGCCGCCAGAGGGCGAGGACCACGATCGCGGCCGTGACCACCACCGCCCCGACGCCCCACCACCGCGGCAGCAGGTGCATCTGGAGGAAGAACAGCGCGAACGCGACCCACGCGAACTCCCCGCTGAGTGCCACGAGCGCGAGCCACAGCCCGCACACCACCCCGAGCCACGGCAGCGCGTACCGGGCGGGGTCGGGCGCCGCCGATCCCTGCGCGTGGCGCTTTTCGAGCACGGTCCCCGTCAGGTACACCGCGGCCAGGACCGTCGCGAGGACAAGCACGACGCCGGCCTGGGCGCCGGCACTCCGGCCCCCCTCCGGCGTCGTCCCCGGCACAGTCAGGGAGGTCACGAGCGCGCGGACGGTCCCGACGAGCAGGAGCGCGGCGAACCCGACGTGGAGGGCCACACGAAGCCAGCGCAGGATCTGCTCGGTGCTCGTCGCCGCCCCTCCGTCCGCCGCCGTCGGTTCGGCTGCTGGGCCTGTGTGGGGACTCATCATGTTGGATGCTCGGCAGTCGACGAGGAGCCGCGAGGAGAGAACCGCGCCCCCAGCCGAGCCCGCAGCGTGCCCCACGTGAGGGCGTCGGGCGCGCCGTCGAAGGCACCGCCCTGGGGGTCGTCCTGCCGGCTGCGGCGGATCGGGTCGCCCGAGGGTTCGTAGATGTCCACGATGATCCGCACGCACAGGTACACGACCGCCCCCATGTGGGCCAGGACGGCACCGACGTAATAGGGCGAGTCGATGTTGTTCGTCGCGGGTCCGCCGCTGGTCGAGGCCCCGAGGTACATCCACACGGCCCACCAGTGCAGAGCCTCGACGGCCATCCAGATGAGGAAGTCCCGCCACCGCGGCCGAGCAAGGGCCAGCAGCGGGATGAGCCACACGACGTACTGCGGCGAGTAGACCTTGTTGGTGAGGATGAGCGCGGCGACCGCGAGGAACGCGAGTTGGGCGAGACGCGGGCGGCGGGGCGCGTGCAGGGCCACGAAGGCGATCCCGAGGCACGCGACCACGAACGCGACAGCCGCGATCGCGTTGACCTCGGGAGTTTCGAGGGCCGGCAGCCTCAGGCGCCCGGCGATGAGGTTCCACGCATAGTAGACGGAGGAGAACCCGGCTGCGCGGTCCCGGGTGAACTCGAGGAAGTATGCCCAGCCGCGCGGGTCGAGCAGCATGAACGGCAAGTTCACGGCGAACCACGTGACGGCGGCGCCGCCCGCGGTGAGCCACAGCGGCCGGTACCGGCCCGTGCGGACCGCAAGGAGCAGGATCGCCCCGAGCACGAGGATCGGGTACAGCTTGGTGGCCACGCCGAGCCCGATCAGCACGCCCGCCCACACAGGCTTGTTCCGTGCGAACAGCCAGATCCCCACGGCGAGGAGGGCCACGGTCCACAGGTCCCAGTTGATGAACCCGGCCAGGATCGCGCCGGGTGCGATCGCGAGCATCGCGGCGTCCCAGGGGCGGCGCCGGTTGGACCGCGCCGTCGCGATGACCGCGACGAGCCACATGACCGCCAGCAGCACGGCGTTGAGGTCGAAGTACCCGAGGATCCGGGCTGGCCCGGCCCCGGTGCCGGGCACGAACAGGGCGGTGATCCCCGCGATCAGGCTCGTGAGCACCGGATACTCGAACGGGTGGCCCTGACTGAGGAAGGGCATGATCCCGTCGGCGAGGCCGCGCTCTGAGAACAGGCTCGGGAAATCGGAGTAGCAGGTCGAGTAGAACTGCTGGGGAGTGCTCCAGCCGTACGTGCGGCAGTAGCCCTTGAGCGCCACGCCGGCCACGGCCGCAAGGGCCGTGAGGACGATGAGGACGCGCTCGGGTGTCCAGAACCCGCTGCGCACGAGGCCCGGCGCGGCGTGGTCGCCGAGCGGCCCGCCGATCGACTCGGAGAGGGTGTGCAGGAGGGGGTCGTTGCGGGTGGGCGAGATGACCGCCTGCCGTGCTTCCGGCTTCTCGTCGTGGCGCAGCACCATGCCCCGAGCCTACCGGCTTGGCGCCTGCCCGCCCGGGCGGACGGGCAGGCGCTCAGTTCCGCGGCCGGCGATCAGGACGTGACGCCGAAGCCGGCCAGGAAGTCCTGCGACGCGGCGATGTCGACGCGCTGGTAGCCGCCCACACCCCGGCAGACCTCGGTCATGCCGTAGCTCGTGACGCCCACGATCACGCCGTCGAGGAACACCGGGCCGCCCGAATCGCCGAAGCACGTGGCGCCCGTTCCCTGGGGCGTGTTGACGTTGCCGTGTGTCTGGAACACCTGCGTGTCCAGCTTCTGGAAGCGCATGTCGACGCTACGGCGAATGAGCGGGTAGCTCATGGGCGTGGGCTTCTGCGCGCCCACGTCAGCCTTGCGTACCTCGGTCCCGTAGCCCACGGCGGTCACCGTCAACTTGGCCAGATCGCCGGGACGGACCGTGTCAAGCAGTCCGGCGCCGGCGATGGGGTACACAGGCAGCACGGTCACCGGCTCGTCGAGGACCACGACGCCGAGGTCATTCCAGTTCTTCAGGTCCGTGAAGTTGGAGTAGTCGGGGTGGGTGTGGGCGGTGCCGGACGTGAAGCCCGCAGCGGCCAGCTCGTCCCCGGTGTAGCCCGCGCTGGGATTGCCGGCGACAGGCAGCGGGGACGGCCCCTTCTCGGCGATCACGGAATCGAAGTCCACGAGCACCTTGCCAAGCACTCCATCGGTGCAGTGTGCGGCGGTGAGGAGCACGGTAGGCGAGACGAGAGCCGCCGAGCAGCGGTACCTGCCCGTCGCATCGTAGAACGCGATCATCGCGACCCCCGGGTGGGCGTCGCCGTCGGGGGTACCGCCGGTGCTCGCCTGTGCGGGGGCCGCGATGAAGGCCAGGCTGAAGACTGTTGCGAAGGCCGCCAGGAGGGCGGCGAGTTTCCTGCGCATGGATTCTCCTTCCCGTACACGGGTGCAGTGCACGTGAAGGAGATTCTTCACGAATCACACCTCGCTGAGAAGAGGCTGCACAGAATCTGCAAGCCAACCGAAAGTTTCCAGCGGGCCGGCTGTCACAGGATCGGCCGGGACAGGCCGAGTTCGCGCTGCACGGCGTCGCGATGGGCGTCGATGCGAGCCCCGTCGATGCTGAACCCGATCGTGCTGCGCAGGATGCGGCGGATGCGCTGGGCCATGGTGGTCACCTCCTTGCGGGATGTCGGGGTCGCGGTGGTGGAGTGAGCGGACGACGGCGGACTGGTCGCCTCGGTCGCCGCGCTCGGGGTGGGCTGGGGTTGGATCAGGGTCTGGCGCGAGGACACGGGAGTCTCCTGGTCAGCGGGCAGCGCGGCGTGGCGCGGCCGATAGGCGTATGGTCGGTCGACCGAGGAAGGGCATGCGTCATTGCCGAAAGGGATCCGGCAATCGAAATGCGCCGCAACAGACAACAAAGACGGCGCAATGACAATGTGCAGCGACAGGGAAATGCGCGCACATGATGACGCAGAATTGACCAGGGAATAACTTGCCTAGGAAAGGCAAGGATTCCGCAG is a window encoding:
- a CDS encoding glycosyltransferase family 87 protein, coding for MVLRHDEKPEARQAVISPTRNDPLLHTLSESIGGPLGDHAAPGLVRSGFWTPERVLIVLTALAAVAGVALKGYCRTYGWSTPQQFYSTCYSDFPSLFSERGLADGIMPFLSQGHPFEYPVLTSLIAGITALFVPGTGAGPARILGYFDLNAVLLAVMWLVAVIATARSNRRRPWDAAMLAIAPGAILAGFINWDLWTVALLAVGIWLFARNKPVWAGVLIGLGVATKLYPILVLGAILLLAVRTGRYRPLWLTAGGAAVTWFAVNLPFMLLDPRGWAYFLEFTRDRAAGFSSVYYAWNLIAGRLRLPALETPEVNAIAAVAFVVACLGIAFVALHAPRRPRLAQLAFLAVAALILTNKVYSPQYVVWLIPLLALARPRWRDFLIWMAVEALHWWAVWMYLGASTSGGPATNNIDSPYYVGAVLAHMGAVVYLCVRIIVDIYEPSGDPIRRSRQDDPQGGAFDGAPDALTWGTLRARLGARFSPRGSSSTAEHPT
- a CDS encoding response regulator transcription factor, whose protein sequence is MIRVLLVDDHPVVRAGLRAMLTDFEGVEVAAEASDGTAALAELEKARTLGEAIDVVLMDLQMAGMDGVTATCRIRALDGAPPVLILTTYDTDADIRAALDAGAAGYMLKDAPPEDIRRAVLGAAAGSRVLAPGVEARIERTRGEDALSDRELELLELLAGGATNRQLARTLFISEATVKTHLVHIYAKLGVDNRTAAIAEARRRRIIRE
- a CDS encoding S1 family peptidase encodes the protein MRRKLAALLAAFATVFSLAFIAAPAQASTGGTPDGDAHPGVAMIAFYDATGRYRCSAALVSPTVLLTAAHCTDGVLGKVLVDFDSVIAEKGPSPLPVAGNPSAGYTGDELAAAGFTSGTAHTHPDYSNFTDLKNWNDLGVVVLDEPVTVLPVYPIAGAGLLDTVRPGDLAKLTVTAVGYGTEVRKADVGAQKPTPMSYPLIRRSVDMRFQKLDTQVFQTHGNVNTPQGTGATCFGDSGGPVFLDGVIVGVTSYGMTEVCRGVGGYQRVDIAASQDFLAGFGVTS
- a CDS encoding sensor histidine kinase → MSPHTGPAAEPTAADGGAATSTEQILRWLRVALHVGFAALLLVGTVRALVTSLTVPGTTPEGGRSAGAQAGVVLVLATVLAAVYLTGTVLEKRHAQGSAAPDPARYALPWLGVVCGLWLALVALSGEFAWVAFALFFLQMHLLPRWWGVGAVVVTAAIVVLALWRHSGGGPLAPAMLLGPLFGAAFAVVTAAAYRALYGEAETQRAAADELRRTRAELAETQHRAGVLAERERLAREIHDTLAQGFSSIVLVGRSVAKALDDGDAPAARERLGIVQTTAADSLAEARAFVRGLSSPALGAVGEHSEAEAQASTPPSARTARRERLPDALRALCERTAAESTARGAGLACRFELDGEPRLVAAAAEETLLRAAQVALANVWAHAKASTAVVSLAYLDGEVTLDVFDDGTGFDPAAVPEEQRADGTGFGLRGLRERVEGIGGTLAVESAPGEGTVVAVRLAAGGTP